GTTGTGGTTTGGgttatgtatttacattttacgGAATAAATACTACAGCTTTCCCCATGACTAACACTTCTTAGTAACCAATAAGCTACTCAAATACGCTATTGCCTCCTACAAGAGCCTAAACCACATCGCTCTCCACTGGCTTTCTGTCCCCAGCTGGCCACCTCCTTGCACAGAGGCATGGTTAACCAGCATTACATAAGTAACTTTTTGGATCTCGCTTTAACGGGACGGCTTCCTAGAGGAGGCACTGGATGCTGTGGGACTGAATTCCTCAGCGACAAACATTTCCAACGCAGCCGCTGTCTGATCCTACCAAAATCTGACTGAGGTCTTCAGGCGAGGAGAGTAACatctttctgctgctcccaCAAAGAGGCAGCGAGTTGCTTTTCCATATCCAGAGGTCTGTTTTAAGAGCAGTGTTGTACAGGCCCTTGCGTAAACTTTGCTTTTAGACTggaatattttcaatgaaaatgttATTCGACTTTAAAAAGTTGCACAGCAGCTACTCcaaaaattgttttcccttgttAAGAATAACACACAGTGTGATACATTTGAAATGGTGATAGCAATATTTCACAAATTTTGATGGATTCATAGTCCAAATACCTTGCTAACAGATGGTTCTTTTAAACTCGGAGTGGTATAGGAATAACTCAGAGATACTACAGTGTCAGCACTGCCTTTTATCTGCGTGTGTCCTCTCAGTGACATCCCTGGGCTTTTGTAATGCACGGGTCAGGtctgagctaaaaaaaaaaaaaaaaagtgaaatattaaaggAAGTCCTATCTGCTGGCTGTGTGAGCTTCGGGGCAGTGCCTCAGGGCTGTGAGGAAGCTGACGCGCGCTGCCCCGCTCTCGCTCTGTGCTTGGGCACGGCGGCCTGGTGGTTTGTGGGACTCTGCTGCTTTCCACTCATCATTTCTCAGCTGGCTCTTGGTTGTGGTTCATCTATGAACTGCGGAGTCCCCATGGCCAACCCTCTGACCGTATCTTTTGGTCTTACGATTTTACTAACCTTTCCCTCTGTGGATGATACCTTGTCCAACCCAGAGGGATACCTCAGCAAGGCAAAGGGATGGTATTTTAACACCCTGGCAGAGCTCTCCCTTCTTTATCACAGGGTTGTTTCACTCTGCCTCTTGTCATTTTGTAGCATCCTGTCCTctcccaggagctgcctcctccaTGCCTTGCTCACAGCGTGCCCAGTTGATGTGTGACAGACCCCTCTGTCCCCAGACCCCATCAGGGAACAACCTTGAGCCCTGGGACGCCTGGCTTACACTCTTAACCCAAAATCTGGCTCTGCGAAGCAATCTTTGGTAATGCTGGAGTTGAGCTGTGCGACAGGAGCATCCTTCCTCCAGGTGAGCCTGTTGGTAGCCCTCCGTGGCCACGTGCAGCCCGTGCTGGCTTGTGAAGGTGCCTGCCTCGTGTCCTTGTGGGGTCAGGGAACCTGGCCTGGTGGGAAGTGTGCAGCCAGCCTCATTCTTGCTGCCTGGGGGGGAAcggggaagagaagggagagaaaatccAGAGGGCAGGTGGGCACCGAAGGCAGGGATAATCTGTGGGCCTGCCggtgggctgcagcccctcgTGTCCCCAGGAGAGCCTCGCTGTGCCCAAAGGGTGCAAGaagggggggggacacggggctctCCCTCCAGCCCCTTCTCCAAGCAGCTCCAAGCTCCCCTCTCCTGAAGGCAGAGCCACTTCCCGAGCTCCTGTTCCCAAACCCGAGCCCCCTTCCCCGCACCCAAAACCCCCTTCCCAAAccagcccccggggggctccctCCATGCCGCCCCCCCAGCGGCCACCCCCGGGCGGGGACCCCCGGTGCCAGGCGGGGTCTGCGGGCAcctgagcggggccggggctctcCCCTCACCCCGTGGCGGTGCCGGGGGGCTCGGCGCTGCCCCCCCAACCCCGGGCcgccccctcagccccagcccggagcctggcggcggggcgggccggggccgtcccccgcggggccgggccgggccggccgggggcgggccgggggcggcgggcagggccgggccgggccgggccgtgccgggccgggccagAGGGGGGGTGTGCGAGGCTCCACGTGACTGCGGGGCCGGGAGAAAaccggggccggcggcggcggcggccgcacTGCGCCCGGGCGGCGATCGCGGGAGGCGCTCGGCAGCCGCTGCCCCGGGGCTTTCGGCGCGCTGGGGCCGGGCTGGCTCTCCAGAATCATGGACTGTGCTGATATGCCTTGTTTGCTGTCAGTGAGTACAGCCCTCTTCTTCCTcgcagtggcttttttttttttttaaagcttttttattttatttttttttaagttaattttaaactttttcttcgtccgccccccccccccccacccacaGCGTCCGGCGGCGGGACTCGAaccggcggccccgcgccccttccccgccgggcgccgcagccccgggccggccccgcgATGCGCcccggagcccccagcccctgcccgccgGGGGCTTCTTCCCTTTTAccgtggcttttttttttcttttttaagttttcttcggaagaggaggaggtgggggggggggggggggggggctcgctTTTCATCCTGACTTTccttgttgtttgttgttgcgTGTTTTACACCCCAGAGACACCATGATTCCTGGTAACCGAATGCTGATGGTCATCCTACTATGCCAAGTCCTGCTAGGAGGTACCAACCATGCTAGCCTGATACCCGAGACCGGCAGGAAGAAAGTCGCAGAGCTTCAGGGACAAGCCGGATCCGGACGCCgctctgcccaaagccatgaACTCTTGCGGGGTTTCGAAACGACTCTGCTGCAGATGTTTGGGCTGCGAAGGCGGCCTCAGCCCAGCAAGTCAGCCGTCATTCCTAGTTACATGCTGGATCTCTACCGGCTCCAGTccggggaagaggaggaaagccTCCAGGAAATTAGCCTGCAGTACCCCGAGCGATCGACCAGCCGGGCAAACACCGTGAGGAGTTTCCACCATGAAGGTCAGTGATGGGAGGAGGTAAATTCCCAGCCCCGGTAGCGATCGGGGTTCACATGTGTTTGGAAGCTCACGAATGCGTTTAGAAGCAGGACGTGCCCGGCTCTAAACTTATGGGAGGAAAAACACCCCCCCCAAGCCTGCCGTGCGTGTGGCTGACAGGCACGCTgccctgtatttttttccagcatcctGTGCTTAACCCGAGTTTGGCTATATTTTGAGGTGCCCTTGCCTCTGCTGACAACAGTGAGTTTCCTTCGGTCCCTCCACCTCGGGGTCGCTCCCCGGGCTCGCGTGGATTTAATGGCTCTGGATCGGATGCGGGAGTAAAGCGAGGGCGGGATCTCGCCCCTGGTGTGTTTCTTTTGAACTATCAAAGTGATCGCTGCCTGGTTTtgctcttaagaaaaaaaattccaaaaaaaCCCCTACTCGAATTTAATACTTACAGCTGTGTGTTTATAAGGTTTATTCAATAGGCCCTTGTAATCTGATCCAAATGTTTCCTAGCGgatgtttcttttccaaagtaaaTCTGAATTATTAATCCAGCCGCATCATTACTGCGCTGGAAtttgcttctccttctccccctgccccctgcgCCCCGTAACAAGGCACCTCTGTGCTCCCTGGCACAGCACCTCTCCGAGGAGATGATTTTGGAGATGGAGTCGGGGCAGGGGGAAGTGAAAGGGGAAAAGTCTCCCTGAAAGCGAAGGGGAGAGGCGGGGAGGGCAGACCCCGTCTGGGCAGAGGCGTGCGGAGGGCGAGCGAGCGGCGCCAGGACCGCTGCGGGTCCGGCCGGGAGGGATGCGCGGGGGAGCGGAGCGGTGCCAGCGGCTGCCGGGCAGGTGAAGCACGGATGTGAGCCGTGGTTGTGCTGGGGGGCTGTGGCTGGGTGCCCCGAGGCTGACgtgctcttgttttgttttcttttttttttttttttgtaccattttccccctgccctgctcccctgtAGAGCACCTGGAGACCGTCCCGGGCCCCAGCGAGGCGCCCCGGATCCGCTTCGTCTTCAACCTCAGCAGCGTGCCGGAAAACGAGGTGATCTCCTCAGCGGAGCTGCGGCTGTACCGGGAGCAGGTGGAGGAGCCGAGCGCGGCGTGGGAGAGGGGCTTCCACCGGATAAACATTTACGAAGTGATGAAGCCGCTGTCGGAGCGCGCTCAGGCCATTACGCGCCTGTTGGACACGCGGCTGGTGCACCACAACGTGACGCGCTGGGAGACCTTTGATGTGAGCCCGGCCGTGATCCGGTGGACCAAGGACAAGCAGCCGAACCACGGGCTGGTGATCGAGGTGACCCACCTCCACCACGCACAGACTCATCAGGGCAAACACGTCAGGATTAGCCGATCTTTACCTCAAG
This Cygnus atratus isolate AKBS03 ecotype Queensland, Australia chromosome 5, CAtr_DNAZoo_HiC_assembly, whole genome shotgun sequence DNA region includes the following protein-coding sequences:
- the BMP4 gene encoding LOW QUALITY PROTEIN: bone morphogenetic protein 4 (The sequence of the model RefSeq protein was modified relative to this genomic sequence to represent the inferred CDS: deleted 1 base in 1 codon), producing MIPGNRMLMVILLCQVLLGGTNHASLIPETGRKKVAELQGQAGSGRRSAQSHELLRGFETTLLQMFGLRRRPQPSKSAVIPSYMLDLYRLQSGEEEESLQEISLQYPERSTSRANTVRSFHHEEHLETVPGPSEAPRIRFVFNLSSVPENEVISSAELRLYREQVEEPSAAWERGFHRINIYEVMKPLSERAQAITRLLDTRLVHHNVTRWETFDVSPAVIRWTKDKQPNHGLVIEVTHLHHAQTHQGKHVRISRSLPQGRGDWAQLRPLLVTFGHDGRGHALTRRARRSPKHQRSRKNKKNCRRHALYVDFSDVGWNDWIVAPPGYQAFYCHGDCPFPLADHLNSTNHAIVQTLVNSVNSSIPKACCVPTELSAISMLYLDEYDKVVLKNYQEMVVEGCGCR